The Dehalogenimonas sp. THU2 genome includes a region encoding these proteins:
- a CDS encoding dihydroorotate dehydrogenase electron transfer subunit, with protein sequence MAEAKPYLGTASVLSVEDIMPGVFRLRLQCPEIAAEAKPGQFVMLKCGDQLLLRRPISISDANAPSGQIGLMIATVGKGTEWLSLRKPGEELDILGPLGNGFTIGEKAEKLLLIAGGMGIAPLNFLARKAASLGKKVTLVLGARTGELLCPPSHLPKVDECVICTEDASIGIKGRVTDCPDAHIAESQQVFACGPLPMYRALAKDHRFNEKSMQVSLEVRMACGIGLCYGCTVKTRNGLKQVCQDGPVFQMGDISWGDLADL encoded by the coding sequence GTGGCCGAAGCTAAACCTTACCTGGGAACCGCGAGTGTCTTATCCGTCGAGGACATCATGCCCGGCGTTTTCCGGTTGCGATTGCAATGCCCTGAAATAGCCGCGGAGGCAAAACCCGGCCAGTTTGTCATGCTCAAATGCGGCGACCAACTTCTGTTAAGACGGCCGATCAGTATCAGTGATGCGAACGCCCCCAGCGGCCAGATCGGCCTCATGATCGCAACTGTCGGTAAGGGTACCGAGTGGCTGTCACTCAGGAAACCGGGTGAGGAACTGGATATTCTCGGTCCGCTAGGAAACGGCTTCACTATCGGCGAAAAGGCAGAGAAACTCCTGCTCATCGCCGGGGGCATGGGCATCGCCCCGCTCAATTTCCTGGCGAGAAAGGCCGCCTCGCTAGGTAAAAAAGTGACCCTCGTCCTCGGCGCCCGCACCGGCGAACTACTGTGCCCACCGTCCCACCTGCCCAAGGTCGATGAATGCGTGATCTGCACCGAAGACGCCTCAATAGGCATCAAGGGCCGCGTCACCGACTGCCCCGATGCCCACATCGCCGAATCACAGCAGGTCTTCGCCTGCGGACCGCTGCCGATGTACCGGGCGCTGGCAAAGGATCATCGCTTCAATGAGAAATCGATGCAAGTCTCGCTGGAGGTCAGGATGGCCTGTGGCATCGGGCTTTGTTACGGGTGCACCGTAAAAACCCGAAACGGTCTGAAACAGGTCTGCCAGGACGGCCCGGTTTTCCAGATGGGGGACATTTCCTGGGGAGACCTGGCCGACCTTTAG
- a CDS encoding NAD(P)/FAD-dependent oxidoreductase: MKIKDDSSQLNTQRVIVIGGGAAGLLAAGRAAELGASVTLLERMDEPGNKLLITGKSRCNLTNIAPLKEFLTAFGPNGKFLYGAFSRFFRDELLGFFLRYGIETKNERGGRVFPASDNAADVVAALMSYIKDHGVDLRLSSRVAGIERDDRGVTGVILDSGEFIPGTAVILAAGGSSYPATGSAGDGFRLAEKLGHKVNTLYPALVPLVIKEISYAIAFQGVSLKNVRLTAYAVNKASIPEMTIEHDYGRGTGWEKPPAPIIESRFGEMLFTHFGIGGPITLLMSQAVARALDAGPVSVSINLKPALTNKELDARLLREFAVSPKRQLPAILRELLPEKMVDLMAGISGIPMGRTASNFTTEDRHRLVKLLKGLTFDVKTPLPIGAAMVTAGGIDLKEIDPRTMASKLVPGLYLAGEVLDLDADTGGYNLQAAFSTGWVAGEAAAKFAGIIIE; encoded by the coding sequence ATGAAAATAAAGGACGATTCTTCTCAACTGAATACACAACGTGTTATTGTCATCGGCGGTGGCGCCGCCGGTCTGCTGGCCGCGGGCCGGGCGGCGGAACTGGGTGCTTCGGTCACGCTACTTGAACGCATGGACGAACCGGGCAATAAATTGCTCATCACCGGTAAAAGCCGCTGCAACCTTACCAATATCGCTCCCCTTAAGGAGTTTTTGACGGCGTTCGGTCCCAATGGGAAATTTCTTTATGGCGCTTTCTCCCGCTTCTTCCGGGACGAATTACTGGGGTTTTTCCTCCGTTATGGCATCGAAACTAAAAATGAGCGTGGCGGACGGGTATTTCCGGCATCGGATAATGCCGCTGATGTCGTCGCGGCATTGATGTCTTACATCAAAGACCATGGTGTCGATTTGAGACTTAGCAGTCGTGTCGCCGGTATCGAGCGCGACGACAGAGGCGTTACCGGTGTCATACTCGACAGTGGAGAGTTCATTCCGGGAACTGCGGTGATCTTAGCCGCCGGAGGGTCTTCATACCCCGCAACCGGCTCCGCCGGCGATGGTTTCAGACTGGCCGAAAAACTCGGGCACAAGGTAAACACTCTCTACCCGGCTTTGGTGCCACTCGTTATAAAAGAGATCAGTTATGCCATTGCCTTTCAGGGGGTCAGCCTTAAAAATGTGCGCCTGACCGCCTACGCCGTTAATAAAGCGTCGATTCCCGAAATGACCATCGAACACGACTACGGGCGCGGAACCGGCTGGGAGAAGCCGCCGGCGCCGATTATCGAAAGCCGTTTCGGTGAGATGCTGTTTACCCATTTCGGCATCGGTGGACCGATCACTCTGCTTATGAGCCAGGCAGTAGCTCGGGCGCTGGACGCCGGTCCGGTATCCGTGTCCATTAATCTTAAGCCAGCATTGACCAATAAAGAACTTGACGCTCGGCTGCTGCGCGAGTTTGCCGTCTCTCCGAAACGGCAGTTGCCCGCCATTCTCCGGGAACTGCTACCGGAAAAGATGGTTGATCTAATGGCCGGCATATCCGGCATTCCCATGGGCCGAACCGCTTCGAATTTTACCACCGAGGACCGTCACCGACTCGTAAAGCTACTCAAGGGGCTGACCTTCGACGTGAAAACCCCTCTGCCGATTGGCGCGGCCATGGTCACCGCCGGAGGCATCGATCTGAAAGAAATAGATCCGCGGACGATGGCGTCAAAGCTGGTTCCGGGGCTGTATCTGGCTGGCGAGGTCCTGGACCTGGATGCCGACACCGGTGGCTACAACCTGCAAGCAGCCTTTTCGACGGGCTGGGTGGCGGGGGAGGCGGCGGCGAAATTCGCCGGAATTATCATCGAATAA
- the pfkA gene encoding 6-phosphofructokinase — MKKIAVLTSGGDAPGMNAAIRSVVRCGLAAGWEVFGINHGYAGLIAGVSQKLGPRDVSGVIQAGGTILGSSRSPEFETESGRQKAIDNLRNNQIEALVVIGGNGSQMGAHLLNEMGFPTVGVASTIDNDLYGTDQSIGVDTALNIALEAIDRLKVTASSHQRAHIVETMGRNQGYLALMAGIAGGAEYVVIPEVETSPDLIAEEIKNTYRRGKSHCLIVVAEGAHWNAERILEHFRENKELGYSLRATILGHVQRGGAPTAFDRLLATRVGAAAVHEIEEGRSGILLGLSCGEIKATPYTEVTSHRKTLDLSILDIAEKLAR, encoded by the coding sequence ATGAAAAAGATAGCCGTTCTTACCAGCGGAGGCGATGCCCCGGGCATGAACGCCGCCATCCGGTCGGTAGTCCGATGTGGTCTCGCCGCCGGATGGGAAGTGTTCGGCATAAACCATGGTTATGCCGGACTCATTGCAGGAGTTTCTCAAAAACTTGGCCCCCGTGACGTTTCCGGGGTTATTCAGGCTGGCGGAACCATCCTGGGATCTTCCCGGTCACCTGAGTTCGAAACGGAATCCGGCCGGCAAAAAGCCATAGACAACCTGAGGAACAACCAAATAGAGGCCCTGGTGGTCATCGGTGGTAACGGTTCCCAGATGGGTGCCCATCTTTTGAATGAGATGGGATTCCCCACCGTCGGTGTGGCCTCCACCATCGACAATGACCTCTACGGCACCGACCAGAGCATCGGGGTGGACACCGCACTCAACATCGCACTTGAAGCCATCGACCGGCTCAAAGTAACAGCCTCGTCACACCAGCGCGCTCATATCGTGGAGACAATGGGCCGCAACCAGGGATATCTGGCTCTCATGGCTGGTATCGCCGGCGGTGCCGAGTACGTGGTCATCCCTGAGGTGGAAACCAGTCCCGACCTTATCGCTGAAGAAATCAAAAACACCTATCGCCGCGGTAAGTCCCACTGCCTTATCGTGGTAGCTGAAGGCGCTCACTGGAACGCCGAGCGGATACTGGAACATTTCCGCGAGAACAAGGAGTTGGGTTACTCGTTACGGGCCACGATCTTAGGCCACGTTCAGCGTGGGGGCGCACCGACCGCCTTCGACCGGTTGCTAGCCACCCGCGTCGGCGCTGCCGCAGTTCATGAAATCGAAGAAGGTCGTTCCGGCATACTCCTAGGGCTGTCATGCGGTGAAATCAAAGCGACGCCTTATACAGAGGTAACAAGCCATCGAAAGACACTTGATTTATCTATCTTGGATATTGCCGAAAAACTGGCGCGTTAG
- a CDS encoding ornithine cyclodeaminase family protein (catalyzes the interconversion of alanine and pyruvate), with protein sequence MPTLILTRQDVSRLITMPETLKAVERAFTDYATGQASMPPKAYLTLEKGDFRAMPAAVPGAAGVKWINVHMGNTDKGLPSIMGIIIYSDPDTGYPLAIMDGTEITAYRTGAAAAIASKHLARKEALSLGLIGAGNQADTQLIAHLEYFRFEEIRVYDRSTEAATKFRERFAGNPVRITSLAEACGADIVCTLTPSRAPFLKRQWLKPGTHINAIGADAPGKQELEPDVLEAATVVVDDIYQSTHAGELNVLISTGLFSEKQIYGTLGELTSGRKPGRTTDDAITVFDSTGLAIQDIACARFIYEKALAQGAGHQFDFIRE encoded by the coding sequence ATGCCAACCCTGATACTCACCCGGCAAGATGTTTCCCGGCTTATCACCATGCCGGAAACATTAAAGGCTGTGGAGCGCGCGTTCACCGATTATGCTACCGGCCAGGCATCGATGCCCCCAAAAGCTTACCTCACCCTGGAAAAAGGCGATTTTCGAGCCATGCCTGCCGCAGTCCCGGGCGCGGCCGGAGTTAAGTGGATCAACGTTCACATGGGCAATACCGACAAGGGGTTGCCAAGCATCATGGGTATCATCATCTATTCCGACCCGGACACCGGCTACCCCCTGGCCATAATGGACGGTACCGAGATCACCGCCTATCGCACCGGCGCCGCCGCAGCAATCGCCAGCAAGCACCTAGCCCGGAAAGAAGCCCTGAGTCTCGGGCTTATCGGTGCCGGCAATCAAGCTGATACGCAGTTAATAGCCCATCTGGAGTATTTCCGTTTCGAAGAGATCCGAGTGTATGACCGGTCAACAGAGGCCGCGACTAAATTCAGGGAACGATTTGCCGGCAATCCGGTCAGAATCACATCCCTTGCCGAAGCGTGCGGCGCCGACATCGTCTGTACCCTGACGCCGTCACGCGCACCGTTTCTAAAACGCCAGTGGCTTAAACCGGGAACCCACATTAACGCCATCGGCGCCGACGCCCCGGGCAAGCAGGAACTTGAGCCGGATGTCCTGGAGGCCGCAACAGTGGTGGTCGACGATATTTACCAGTCCACACACGCCGGGGAACTTAACGTACTGATATCCACCGGCCTGTTTTCCGAAAAACAGATTTACGGCACGCTCGGTGAACTGACCTCAGGCCGAAAACCTGGACGCACTACTGACGATGCGATTACGGTCTTCGACTCTACCGGCTTGGCCATCCAGGATATTGCCTGTGCCCGCTTCATCTACGAAAAAGCACTGGCACAAGGCGCCGGGCATCAATTCGATTTCATCCGGGAATAA
- a CDS encoding PAS domain-containing sensor histidine kinase yields MNNSGTHYSESSPTKDGLYRTIFDKATDAILLWEYLGEEAGFHIVEANTMACERYGYTREEFLKLNNKDLNTPESYEANKSAGKLIFESGHGSFEIVHRTKAGRPIPSEVSARLFNEGGRTFIVSIVRDITKRREQESLIRQLATYPISNPNPVIRTTPEGQLIFANPASAPLLLTWGVKQGDHLPSHWVNILRDTYASNTAVNMEATFGNQIYSLNIYPDTNDGYLNIYALDITRRKEMEEEQKNSRDYLEKLNDSLPETIFIVRRPERHIEYVNKQVEQIYGYSPAECLRRTPEFLFATRSDYMKHSRKVSSAIRHRHSMLRTEMIQKRKSGELFPCEVIQTFSRRPDNSLGIITIVRDITEQQKIRAEITRYQQDLERMVAARTQALDAEIASRQKAEEELRSMYEREHSLSSALKQQIEERILFTRALVHELKTPLTPLLTASDFLENHLTDDTARGFARNIRTGALNMEKRVNELLDLARGEVGTLKLAYRDFDLVSLLSEIADYMGPEAKRRGQHLELDLPDQPVQMRGDPDRLRQVVTNLLANSFKFTRQSGRIKLSAVAEPDGALIAVKDSGSGIEAADLPYIFQPYHRGQTSEKSRLSGLGLGLVLSKMIVELHGGQIWLKSAKGKGSTFSFIIPYHK; encoded by the coding sequence ATGAACAATAGCGGTACACATTATAGTGAATCAAGCCCGACCAAAGACGGGCTTTATCGCACCATATTCGACAAAGCCACTGACGCCATCCTGCTTTGGGAATATCTCGGTGAAGAGGCTGGTTTCCACATCGTCGAAGCAAATACGATGGCATGTGAACGTTATGGCTATACCCGAGAAGAATTCTTGAAGCTCAACAATAAAGACCTCAACACGCCAGAAAGCTATGAAGCCAACAAATCAGCCGGGAAACTCATTTTTGAATCAGGACACGGATCCTTTGAAATAGTACATAGGACCAAAGCCGGGCGCCCGATTCCATCCGAAGTCTCAGCCCGCCTCTTCAATGAGGGCGGAAGGACATTCATCGTTTCCATCGTTCGGGATATTACCAAACGAAGAGAACAGGAATCTTTAATCCGGCAGTTGGCCACCTATCCAATTTCCAACCCGAATCCAGTAATCAGAACCACTCCGGAAGGCCAACTAATTTTCGCTAATCCAGCCTCAGCGCCACTTCTCTTAACCTGGGGAGTAAAGCAAGGCGACCACCTGCCGTCACATTGGGTAAACATTCTCCGTGACACCTATGCATCCAATACGGCCGTAAATATGGAAGCGACATTCGGAAATCAAATATATTCCCTGAACATTTATCCTGACACGAACGATGGATATCTAAATATCTACGCCTTAGATATCACCCGGCGTAAAGAGATGGAAGAAGAACAAAAAAATAGCCGGGATTATTTGGAAAAACTCAATGATTCCCTTCCAGAAACTATCTTTATCGTACGCCGTCCGGAGCGCCACATTGAATATGTCAATAAACAAGTGGAGCAGATTTACGGCTATTCCCCCGCCGAGTGTTTGAGACGGACGCCGGAATTTCTCTTTGCGACCCGATCTGATTATATGAAACACAGCCGAAAAGTATCCAGCGCAATTCGCCATCGTCATTCGATGTTACGCACGGAAATGATCCAAAAACGAAAGAGTGGTGAACTTTTTCCATGCGAAGTAATCCAAACTTTTTCCAGGCGACCCGATAATTCGCTGGGAATAATCACCATTGTTCGAGACATTACCGAGCAACAAAAAATCCGGGCTGAGATTACCCGATACCAACAAGATTTGGAGCGTATGGTAGCTGCCCGGACCCAGGCGCTCGATGCAGAAATCGCGTCGCGACAAAAAGCCGAAGAAGAACTCAGGTCCATGTACGAACGGGAGCACTCACTAAGCTCCGCTCTCAAACAACAGATCGAAGAACGCATTCTCTTCACCCGGGCTTTGGTGCATGAACTCAAGACCCCGCTGACTCCGCTGTTGACCGCCTCTGATTTCCTGGAAAATCACCTGACCGACGACACCGCCCGGGGGTTTGCCCGTAATATCCGCACCGGGGCTCTCAATATGGAAAAGCGCGTCAACGAACTATTAGATTTGGCACGGGGGGAGGTCGGCACTCTGAAACTGGCATATCGGGACTTCGACCTAGTGTCTCTGCTGTCCGAGATTGCCGACTACATGGGTCCCGAGGCTAAACGTCGTGGCCAGCATCTTGAATTGGACCTGCCGGATCAGCCTGTTCAAATGCGAGGTGATCCCGACCGGTTGCGCCAGGTAGTTACCAATCTGCTAGCCAACTCGTTCAAGTTCACCCGCCAGAGCGGGCGTATTAAATTAAGCGCTGTTGCCGAACCAGACGGCGCCCTTATCGCGGTGAAAGATTCTGGCTCAGGCATCGAAGCCGCTGATCTGCCATATATCTTCCAGCCCTACCACCGAGGTCAAACTTCGGAAAAAAGTCGCCTGAGCGGTTTAGGACTCGGACTGGTTCTTTCAAAGATGATCGTCGAACTTCATGGCGGCCAAATATGGCTTAAGAGCGCCAAGGGTAAAGGCAGCACTTTCAGTTTTATAATCCCATATCACAAATAA
- a CDS encoding response regulator transcription factor: MRILIVEDDSAIVELVSLCLKVSWPDARIIFTGLVEEGIELAEKENPDLIILDLGLPDKSGLELLKEVRQTSSVPVIILTVRDEESDVVRGLELGADDYITKPFRQMEFVSRAKALLRRQHVSDGSTPVTIGPFHFSASRRQVSCGGHSIKLTTTEGKILYCLAQNNGKPVSHQALAITIWGELVPDAANSIRVHIRNLRQKLAEIGVKDSVVTKSGTGYFLKK; this comes from the coding sequence ATGAGGATCTTAATCGTTGAAGACGACAGCGCCATCGTAGAATTGGTCAGTCTCTGTCTCAAGGTGAGCTGGCCGGACGCCAGGATCATATTCACAGGGCTGGTGGAAGAAGGAATCGAGCTCGCCGAAAAAGAGAACCCGGATCTCATCATCCTGGACCTGGGACTACCGGATAAGAGTGGCCTGGAACTACTTAAGGAAGTACGCCAGACATCATCCGTACCGGTCATCATCCTCACCGTGCGCGACGAGGAATCAGATGTTGTCCGCGGTCTTGAACTGGGCGCTGATGATTACATCACCAAGCCTTTCAGGCAGATGGAATTCGTCTCCCGGGCTAAAGCCCTCCTGCGCCGTCAACATGTCAGTGATGGCAGCACCCCTGTCACTATCGGACCCTTCCATTTTTCTGCCTCACGGCGCCAGGTGAGCTGTGGCGGGCACAGTATTAAACTCACGACGACCGAGGGAAAAATCTTATATTGCCTGGCCCAGAATAACGGAAAACCGGTGTCCCATCAGGCGCTTGCTATAACTATTTGGGGAGAACTGGTCCCGGACGCGGCGAATTCCATCAGGGTACACATCAGGAATCTACGTCAGAAGTTAGCTGAGATCGGCGTTAAAGACAGCGTGGTGACAAAATCAGGAACTGGTTATTTTCTCAAAAAATAA
- a CDS encoding ATP-binding protein, translating into MKNQSVSISGAHFRTLAELVPNLVFVLRAGKVVYANRKFQIISGYCIGGSNLGDFDIITMFAEEFRTAVIEDLNQSMAGIIPAPRECRIMTCGGVELPALLELGSLGKKNQGELLGILTDISAQKRAEDEKRRLEDQAHLAAHLASIGEMASGIAHEINNPLTGVIGFAQLLSQRQIPDDIRDEVRIINEGAQRVAGIVRRLLTFARPRHPVREYTDINKLVLATLELQAYEFMSNDIKVVTDLAADLPRVLTDASQIQQVFLNITINALTEMKTKDPPNRLKVKTEISGKKVVIIFKDTGPGIKGENLKRIFDPFFTTREVGQGTGLGLSVCHGIVTQNEGRIYAESVYGQGATFTVELPVDLVDATEN; encoded by the coding sequence ATGAAAAATCAGTCGGTGAGTATAAGTGGGGCTCACTTTCGCACTTTGGCTGAATTGGTGCCGAACCTTGTTTTTGTATTACGGGCAGGAAAAGTCGTTTACGCGAACCGGAAGTTTCAGATTATTTCAGGATACTGCATCGGAGGTTCGAACTTAGGGGATTTTGATATTATTACCATGTTCGCCGAAGAATTCCGAACGGCGGTAATAGAAGATTTGAACCAAAGTATGGCTGGGATAATTCCGGCACCCCGCGAATGTCGAATCATGACCTGTGGTGGTGTGGAATTGCCCGCCCTTCTGGAACTGGGAAGTCTCGGCAAAAAAAATCAAGGTGAACTGTTGGGGATCCTGACCGATATCAGCGCACAGAAGCGAGCGGAAGATGAGAAACGAAGACTGGAAGATCAGGCGCACTTGGCTGCACATCTTGCCAGTATCGGAGAAATGGCCTCCGGTATCGCTCACGAGATCAATAATCCGTTGACCGGAGTTATCGGTTTCGCTCAGTTGCTTTCGCAACGGCAGATACCGGATGACATTCGTGATGAAGTCCGCATAATTAACGAGGGTGCCCAACGGGTAGCTGGTATCGTACGGCGCCTTTTGACTTTCGCCCGGCCCCGTCATCCGGTGCGGGAATATACCGATATTAACAAGCTCGTTCTGGCGACGCTGGAGCTTCAAGCATACGAATTCATGAGCAACGATATTAAAGTGGTCACTGATTTGGCAGCGGACTTACCGAGGGTGCTGACTGATGCATCCCAAATACAACAAGTCTTTCTTAACATCACCATTAATGCTCTGACTGAGATGAAGACAAAAGACCCTCCGAACAGACTTAAGGTAAAAACAGAAATCAGCGGCAAAAAGGTTGTTATCATTTTTAAAGATACCGGACCGGGCATAAAAGGTGAAAACCTGAAACGGATTTTCGATCCGTTTTTCACTACTCGTGAAGTCGGGCAGGGCACCGGGCTCGGGTTATCTGTCTGTCATGGTATCGTGACACAGAACGAGGGGCGAATCTATGCTGAGAGTGTATACGGACAAGGCGCTACGTTCACCGTCGAATTACCGGTTGATTTGGTCGACGCCACCGAGAACTAA